The Zygosaccharomyces rouxii strain CBS732 chromosome G complete sequence genome contains a region encoding:
- the ARO10 gene encoding phenylpyruvate decarboxylase ARO10 (similar to uniprot|Q06408 Saccharomyces cerevisiae YDR380W ARO10 Phenylpyruvate decarboxylase catalyzes decarboxylation of phenylpyruvate to phenylacetaldehyde which is the first specific step in the Ehrlich pathway), whose amino-acid sequence MGPVSYESQDIRTKRIPFGEYLFKKLVQSGSKSIFGVPGDYNLPLLEHLYDDSVKDIGCRWIACCNELNAAYAADGYSRYTNKLATLITTYGVGELSAINGVAGSSAENVKVLHIVGVVKSDAPECNYHHLIPQLQHSNFIGPNRKICYDMVKDRVACSAEYLEDIETAPEKVDKVITEIYKHSKPGYLFVPADFADKLVDTTCLNNEINLCNSIERTPSEKLDSIVDGVLQWIYQSQTPAILADGNVDRFGLISQLNQFIERTQMVNFTTIMGKSIIDETNPRYQGLYAGKSCTDLVRSKFLSCDLILHFGVEKNEVNYCAQGFPYGPQAKVIEFHQSYIRLFDTLNGDEQLFENVNFVDVLTALHQRIDISKLNLQYDKAIFTTYEPSQLNLPEEDTSDVTQIYLQKKFPEILAPGDILVSDTGSFQFGVRDYKLPTQSKFMAQSTWLSIGMGLPAALGVGIGMQDYPRIHICDQSKVPAGYKPKLVLGVGDGAAQMTVQELTTMLRYHVDINVFVWNNNGYTIERAIMGENSDYNDIMPWRWTKLFEAFGDFDGKYSNSSLVKTRQELDQKIEDINKGGKGIELVEVKLGVMDYPAQLQMMLSNMKNAKK is encoded by the coding sequence ATGGGCCCAGTTTCTTACGAATCACAGGATATTCGCACAAAACGTATTCCATTCGGTGAAtaccttttcaaaaaattagTTCAGAGTGGCTCAAAATCTATCTTTGGTGTCCCAGGTGATTATAACTTACCGCTGTTGGAACATCTCTATGACGACTCCGTCAAAGATATCGGATGTAGATGGATCGCATGCTGTAACGAATTAAATGCTGCTTATGCAGCTGATGGTTACTCTCGCTATACCAACAAATTGGCAACTCTTATTACTACTTATGGTGTTGGTGAATTGAGTGCAATAAATGGTGTTGCCGGTTCTAGTGCTGAAAACGTTAAAGTTTTGCATATCGTTGGTGTAGTTAAGTCAGATGCACCTGAATGTAATTATCACCATTTGATACCCCAATTGCAACATTCCAATTTTATTGGTCCCAACAGAAAGATTTGCTACGATATGGTAAAAGACAGGGTAGCATGCTCTGcagaatatttggaagacATTGAAACTGCTCCTGAAAAAGTTGACAAGGTGATAACAGAGATCTATAAACATTCTAAACCAGGTTACCTTTTCGTTCCAGCCGATTTTGCTGATAAACTAGTCGATACGACTTGTTTGAACAATGAAATCAACTTGTGCAATTCTATTGAAAGGACTCCTTCCGAGAAATTGGATTCTATTGTCGACGGTGTTTTACAATGGATCTATCAAAGTCAAACTCCTGCTATCTTAGCAGATGGTAACGTGGATAGGTTTGGATTAATTTCACAATTGAACCAGTTCATTGAAAGGACGCAGATGGTCAATTTTACTACGATTATGGGTAAATCTATCATAGATGAGACCAATCCAAGGTACCAGGGTCTTTACGCTGGTAAGAGCTGTACAGATTTGGTTAGAAGTAAATTTTTAAGCTGTGACTTAATTTTACACTTCGGTGTGGAGAAGAATGAGGTTAACTATTGTGCCCAAGGTTTCCCCTATGGCCCTCAAGCTAAAGTCattgaatttcatcaatcttATATTAGATTATTCGATACGCTAAATGGCGATGAACAGCTTTTTGAAAACGTTAATTTTGTCGACGTCTTAACCGCCCTACATCAGAGAATCGATATTAGTAAATTGAATTTACAATACGATAAGGCTATTTTCACTACTTATGAACCAAGTCAGTTGAATCTacctgaagaagatacTTCTGATGTGACTCAGATTTatttacaaaagaaattccCTGAAATCTTGGCCCCAGGTGATATTTTGGTGAGTGATACCGgttctttccaatttggtGTTCGTGACTACAAATTACCAACTCAGTCTAAATTCATGGCTCAAAGTACTTGGTTGTCTATTGGTATGGGTCTTCCTGCTGCTCTTGGTGTCGGTATTGGTATGCAAGACTACCCACGAATTCACATCTGTGATCAATCTAAGGTGCCAGCCGGTTACAAAccaaaattggttcttGGTGTAGGTGATGGTGCTGCCCAAATGACTGTACAAGAATTGACTACCATGCTACGTTATCATGTTGATATTAATGTTTTCGTCTGGAACAATAACGGTTATACTATCGAAAGAGCTATCATGGGTGAAAACAGCGATTACAACGATATCATGCCTTGGAGATGGACTAAACTATTTGAAGCGTTTGGTGATTTCGATGGTAAATATTCCAACAGTTCTTTGGTTAAAACCCGTCAAGAGCTCGATCAAAAGATCGAGGATATCAACAAGGGCGGCAAAGGTATTGAATTGGTTGAGGTTAAATTGGGTGTGATGGACTATCCAGCACAACTTCAAATGATGCTTTCcaacatgaaaaatgcCAAGAAATAA
- the ADE2 gene encoding phosphoribosylaminoimidazole carboxylase ADE2 (uniprot|Q9UVE6 Zygosaccharomyces rouxii ade2 Phosphoribosylaminoimidazole carboxylase): MNSQTVGILGGGQLGRMVVEAANRLNIKTIILDAPNSPAKQINALNEHVDGSFSNPADIEKLAEKCDVLTVEIEHVDVPTLKKLQSKHPNLKIYPSPETIGLIQDKYVQKNHLVANNIAVAESIPIESTTSEGLALAGRQLGYPYMLKSRTMAYDGRGNFVVKSEESIPKALEFLKDRPLYAEKWAPFTKELAVMIVRSIDGRVFSYPTVETIHKDNICFLCYAPARVPDSVQLKAKLLAENAVRAFPGCGIFGVEMFYLETGELLINEIAPRPHNSGHYTIDACITSQFEAHLRAILDLPMPKDFSSLSTSCTNAIMLNVLGEDVKNQELQTCERALETPGASVYLYGKESRPKRKLGHINVVTSSMEECERRLSFITGETSEPVKITVAQKIDSESNGKPVVGIIMGSDSDLPVMSKACAILEEFEVPFEVTIVSAHRTPQRMNKYASEASSRGLKAIIAGAGGAAHLPGMVAAMTPLPVIGVPVKGSSLDGVDSLHSIVQMPRGVPVATVAINNSTNAALLAVRFIGAFEPKYHKKMQQYLLKQEVEVLEKAKKLENSGYKNYMGLE, translated from the coding sequence ATGAATTCGCAAACTGTTGGTATACTTGGTGGTGGCCAATTGGGTCGTATGGTTGTTGAAGCTGCTAATAGATTAAACATCAAGACTATTATATTAGATGCACCAAATTCCCCAGCTAAGCAAATTAATGCGTTAAATGAACATGTAGATGGTTCATTCTCAAATCCAGctgatattgaaaaattagcTGAAAAATGTGATGTCTTGAcagttgaaattgaacATGTCGATGTGCCcactttgaagaaactacaATCAAAACATCCTAACCTAAAAATTTATCCATCTCCAGAAACCATTGGTTTAATTCAAGATAAGTATGTCCAAAAAAACCATTTAGTGGCCAATAATATTGCAGTAGCAGAATCTATACCCATTGAATCCACAACTAGTGAAGGTTTAGCTCTAGCTGGTAGACAATTGGGATACCCCTACATGTTAAAATCAAGAACAATGGCTTACGATGGTAGAGGAAATTTTGTAGTTAAGAGCGAGGAATCAATTCCAAAAGCCCTTgagtttttgaaagatagaCCATTATATGCCGAAAAATGGGCTCCATTTACTAAAGAATTGGCTGTTATGATTGTGCGTTCCATTGATGGTCGTGTGTTTTCATACCCAACCGTAGAGACAATTCATAAGGATAACATCTGTTTCCTATGTTATGCACCAGCAAGAGTTCCCGATTCCGTTCAATTAAAGGCCAAACTATTAGCAGAAAATGCAGTTAGAGCTTTTCCCGGTTGTGGTATCTTTGGTGTTGAAATGTTCTATTTAGAAACAGGGGAATTGCTCATCAACGAAATTGCACCAAGACCTCATAATTCTGGTCACTATACGATTGATGCCTGTATTACTTCACAATTTGAAGCACACCTAAGAGCTATCCTAGACTTACCAATGCCCAAGGATTTCTCCTCTCTTTCTACATCTTGCACCAACGCCATTATGCTCAACGTGCTTGGAGAAGATGTAaagaatcaagaattacagaCTTGCGAAAGAGCGTTAGAGACCCCAGGTGCCTCTGTGTACCTGTACGGTAAGGAATCAAGACCTAAGCGCAAATTAGGTCACATTAATGTGGTTACTTCATCCATGGAGGAGTGTGAAAGACGTCTTTCATTCATTACTGGCGAGACTTCTGAGCCAGTTAAGATCACTGTAGCTCAAAAGATAGATTCGGAATCCAATGGGAAACCTGTTGTCGGCATTATTATGGGTTCCGATTCAGACCTACCAGTAATGTCCAAGGCATGTGCTattcttgaagaatttgaggTCCCATTCGAAGTGACAATCGTTTCTGCTCACAGAACCCCTCAAAGAATGAACAAATATGCATCAGAAGCCTCTTCTCGTGGTCTAAAGGCCATCATTGcaggtgcaggtggtgCTGCCCATCTACCTGGTATGGTTGCCGCTATGACTCCTCTACCAGTTATCGGTGTACCAGTGAAAGGCTCCTCCCTAGATGGTGTCGATTCCCTACATTCCATTGTACAAATGCCTAGAGGGGTGCCTGTAGCTACAGTGGCAATCAACAATAGCACCAACGCAGCCCTGCTGGCAGTCAGGTTCATCGGTGCTTTCGAACCAAAGTACCATAAGAAAATGCAACAGTACCTGTTAAAACAAGAGGTAGAAGTGCTAGAAAAGgctaaaaaattggaaaattctggttacaagaattacatGGGCCTTGAGTAA
- the SDH6 gene encoding Sdh6p (highly similar to uniprot|Q3E785 Saccharomyces cerevisiae YDR379C-A Hypothetical ORF), with translation MAKRLSGLQKEVLHLYRASVRVAHTKPKQNQPHFINYIREEFGKHKDLPKRDFTTIEHLLRVGNKRINLYSSPELKDIN, from the coding sequence ATGGCCAAAAGACTCAGTGGATTACAAAAAGAAGTTTTGCATTTATACAGAGCCAGTGTGAGAGTAGCCCATACTAAACCTAAACAGAATCAACCGcatttcatcaattatATAAGGGAGGAGTTTGGTAAGCACAAAGACCTACCAAAAAGAGACTTTACCACTATTGAGCATCTTCTGAGGGTGGGGAACAAAAGAATCAATCTTTACTCTTCTCCTGAATTGAAGGATATCAATTAG